The proteins below are encoded in one region of Saccopteryx leptura isolate mSacLep1 chromosome 1, mSacLep1_pri_phased_curated, whole genome shotgun sequence:
- the LINGO3 gene encoding leucine-rich repeat and immunoglobulin-like domain-containing nogo receptor-interacting protein 3: MTCWLCVLSLQLLLLPAAPPPAGGCPSRCECTAQTRTVACPRRRLTAVPDGIPAETRLLELSRNRIRCLNPGDLAALPLLEELDLSENVIAHVEPGAFANLPRLRVLRLRGNLLKLIPPGVFTRLDNLTLLDLSENKLVILLDYTFQDLRSLRQLEVGDNDLVFISRRAFAGLMALEELTLERCNLTALSGESLSHLRGLGALRLRHLAIAALEDQNFRRLPGLLHLEIDNWPLLEEVAPGSLQGLNLTSLSVTHTNITAVPAAALRHQAHLTCLNLSHNPISTVPRGSFRDLIRLRELHLAGALLAVVEPQAFLGLRQIRLLNLSNNLLSTLEESTFHSVNTLETLRVDGNPLACDCRLLWIVQRRKTLNFDGRLPACATPAEVRGDALRNLPDSALFEYFVCRKPKIRERRLQQVSATAGEDVRFQCRAEGEPAPTVAWVTPQHRSVTIASAGRSRVLPGGTLEIRDARLQDSGTYTCVASNAGGNDTYFATLTVRPEPAANRTLGEGRNETLAAARFPLDLTTILVSTAMGCITFLGVVLFCFLLLFVWSRGRGQHKNNFSVEYSFRKVDGPAAGAGQGSARKFNMKMI, from the coding sequence ATGACCTGCTGGCTGTGTGTTCTGAGCCTgcagctcctgctcctgcctgcAGCTCCGCCCCCAGCAGGGGGCTGCCCATCTCGCTGTGAGTGCACAGCACAGACGCGCACGGTGGCCTGTCCCCGGCGCCGGCTGACTGCTGTGCCTGACGGCATCCCGGCTGAGACCCGCCTGCTGGAGCTCAGCCGCAACCGCATCCGCTGCCTAAACCCAGGCGACCTGGCCGCCCTGCCGCTGCTGGAGGAGCTGGACTTGAGCGAGAACGTGATCGCGCACGTGGAGCCTGGGGCCTTCGCCAATCTGCCGCGTCTGCGTGTCCTGCGCCTGCGCGGCAACCTGCTCAAGCTCATTCCGCCCGGGGTCTTCACGCGCCTGGACAACCTCACATTGCTGGACCTGAGCGAGAATAAATTGGTCATCCTCCTAGATTACACCTTCCAGGACCTGCGCAGCCTCCGTCAGCTGGAGGTGGGCGACAACGATTTGGTGTTCATCTCGCGCCGGGCCTTCGCGGGGCTGATGGCGCTGGAGGAGCTGACCCTGGAGCGTTGCAATCTCACAGCTCTGTCAGGCGAGTCTCTAAGCCACCTACGGGGCCTGGGCGCCCTACGGCTGCGCCACCTAGCCATTGCTGCCCTGGAGGACCAGAACTTCCGCAGGCTCCCGGGCCTGCTGCACCTGGAGATTGATAACTGGCCGCTGCTGGAAGAGGTGGCCCCGGGCAGCCTGCAGGGCCTCAACCTGACCTCACTGTCGGTCACCCACACTAACATCACCGCCGTGCCAGCCGCCGCGCTGCGCCACCAGGCTCACCTCACCTGCCTGAATTTGTCTCACAACCCCATTAGCACAGTGCCGCGTGGGTCCTTCCGCGACCTGATCCGCCTGCGTGAGCTGCATTTGGCAGGGGCCCTACTGGCCGTGGTCGAGCCACAGGCCTTCCTGGGCCTGCGTCAGATCCGCCTGCTCAACCTCTCCAACAACCTACTGTCCACGCTGGAGGAGAGCACCTTCCACTCGGTCAATACTCTGGAGACACTACGCGTAGATGGAAACCCACTGGCCTGCGACTGTCGCCTGCTGTGGATCGTGCAGCGCCGCAAAACCCTCAACTTCGACGGACGGCTGCCGGCCTGCGCCACCCCTGCGGAGGTTCGTGGGGACGCACTGCGCAACCTGCCGGACTCGGCACTCTTTGAGTACTTCGTGTGCCGCAAGCCCAAGATTCGAGAGCGGCGGCTGCAGCAGGTCTCGGCCACCGCGGGCGAGGACGTGCGCTTTCAGTGCCGCGCGGAAGGCGAGCCGGCACCCACCGTGGCTTGGGTGACGCCCCAGCACCGTTCAGTGACTATCGCTAGCGCCGGCCGGTCGCGCGTGCTGCCGGGGGGCACGCTGGAGATCCGGGACGCACGACTACAGGATAGCGGCACCTATACGTGCGTGGCCAGCAACGCGGGTGGCAACGACACCTACTTCGCCACGCTGACGGTGCGGCCAGAGCCAGCCGCCAACCGGACCCTGGGCGAGGGCCGCAACGAGACGCTGGCAGCCGCGCGCTTCCCGCTGGACCTCACCACTATTCTCGTGTCCACGGCCATGGGCTGCATCACCTTCCTGGGCGTCGTCCTCttctgcttcctgctgctcttcGTATGGAGCCGGGGCCGTGGGCAGCACAAGAACAACTTCTCCGTGGAGTATTCCTTCCGCAAGGTGGACGGTCCCGCCGCTGGCGCCGGCCAGGGAAGTGCCCGCAAGTTCAACATGAAGATGATTTGA